The sequence AGGAGGAACACGACGAAGTACAGGACGAGGAAGAAAGAGGTGCGGCCGGGAGCGGGTTTCGCCGCGAGCAGGAGGAGGAAGCCGCACTCCATCGCCAGTCCGAAGACGAACAGACGGGAAAGGGACCGCTGCAAGGTCCGCGCATCGTAACAGAGGCCCCGGCGACCCACAAGTGAGGTGCCCCGCGTGACCGTCGTCCTTGGCACGATCGTCGCGGCCTACTACGCGACGCTGCTCCTGCTCTCGATCTACGGCGCGCACCGTTATTCCCTGCTGCGTCTTTATCACAGGCACAAACCGTCCGACACGCGCCCCCCGCCGCCGCTCGACCCGCTCCCCGTGGTGACAGTGCAGCTTCCCGTGTACAACGAGCGCTACGTCGTCGAGCGCCTCATCCGCGCCGCCTGCGCCCTCGACTACCCTGCCGATCGCCTGGAGATCCAGGTGCTGGACGACTCGGCGGATGACACGCAGCGCCTCGCGGCGGACACCGTTGAATCGATGCGCCGGCTCGGGCACGACGTCGTGCACCTGCGCCGCGGGGGCCGCGAGGGGTTCAAGGCCGGGGCGCTGGCGTACGGTCTGGCGCGCGCGAAGGGAGACCTGATCGCGATGTTCGACGCCGATTTCGTACCGCCCCCGTCGTTCCTCCTCGACCTCGTGCACCACTTCGGCGACCCGCGCGTCGGAATGGTGCAGGCGCGCTGGGGGCACCTCAATCGCGAGTACTCGGTCCTGACCCGCATCCAGTCGATCTACCTGGACGGGCACTTCGTCATCGAGCACGCCGCGCGGCACCGCGCCGGCTGCTTCTTCAATTTCAACGGCACCGCCGGAGTCTGGAGACGGGCCTGCATCGAGTCGGCCGGCGGCTGGCAGTCCGACACCCTCACCGAGGACCTCGACCTGTCGTACCGCGCGCAGCTCAAGGGATGGGAGTTCGTGTTCCTGCCGGACGTCACGGCCCCCGCCGAGCTGCCGGCCGACAACGACGCCTTCAAGACGCAGCAGCACCGCTGGACCCTGGGTTCCATCCAGTCGGGCCGGAAGATCCTGCCGCGGCTCCTGCGCGCGCGCCTTCCGCTCAAGGTGAAGGTGGAGGCGTTCTTCCACCTCACCAACAACAGCGCCTACGCCCTCATGCTGCTCCTGGCGATCCTCATCGTGCCGGCCGTGCTCGCCCGCCGCGCGCTGGGCCTCGACGGGCTGGTCTACATCGACCTGCCGCTCTTCCTCCTGTCGACCCTCTCGATCTCCATCTTCTACGTGTGCGCGGAGCGCGAGGTGCACGAGGACTGGCTGACGAGCCTGGCCTACCTGCCGTTCCTGATGTCCCTGGGAATCGGGCTCAGCCTCAACAATGCGCGCGCGGTCTGGAGCGGCTGTTCCGGGAGACGCGTCGAGTTCCTGCGCACCCCGAAGCACAGTCTGCAGGGGACGGACGGGGACTGGAGCCGTTCGTCCTACCGCGGGCTCCGCCGACGCGGCTGGACGGCCGCGGAAATGCTCCTGGGTATTTATTTCACCGCCGCAAGCGCCTGCGCCATCATCACGGGGAATGCGTCCGTCCTTCCCTTCTTCCTCCTGTTCCAGATGGGGTACCTCTACACCTCGTTCCTGTCGCTCGCCCAGGCACTGCGCCGGCGTCTCGAGTCGGCGGCCCTTCTCCGAGCCTTGCGAGAAGCGGAGAAGAAACGCCTTGACGCCGACCCCGGTGCGGCGTAGATGAGTGCGCGACACACATCACTCGAACCCGTCATTCGCTGATCGTCCATCGCCGCCCCCCGGTCTGAGCCGGTTGCAGCCCAGGGAGGGACTGTGCTGCCGCTGCGGACCATCGTCGCTCCCGGTATCCTGGCCTGCATCTTCATCTGTCCCGCCGGTGCTTTCGGCGTGCCGCTCGTTTCCGGCCCGGCCGGCTGCGCCCTGGAGCTGCGGGCGCGCGACGCCTCCGGTAACACGATCCTGATGACGGTCGCCTACGCGCTCGATCGCCCCGGTCTGGTCCTGGCCTCCCTGTCGGCCGCGGCGCGCCTGCGGACTCAATGGCAGCGCCTGCAGACGGTGCCCGATCCCGGATCGGCGGGGCCGGGGGATGGCCCCGCCCCGATCGAGGTGACCGAGGTCCTCCTCCAGGACCCGAGCCGGGATCTGGTGCTCCTGCGCGCCCCGGGGCTCGCGGCGTGCGGCGGAGAAGGGGACGGTGCCGAGGACGAACAAGCCGCCCCGGCGCCCGCCCCGGCAGAAGGGGACACGCTCGTCGGCCTGCGGGACCGCGACGGCTACCGGCCGCGCGTCTTCCAGGCGCGTCTCGACAAGATGATCGCCCTGGGGGCCGGCCCCGGGCTCCTGCGCGTCCGCATTCCCGACGGGGGCGGCGCGGGATCAGGTTTCCTGTTCGACCGTCACCACCGTCTGTTCGGCTCCATCCTGCCGCCTCCCCCCGGCGGCGATCGATTGTTCGCCTGCGCCGTGCCGATCGATCGCAGCGAGATCGACGTCGCCGCGTCCGGCCCCGGTCTTCCGGTGCCGGACGCGCTGGCGCGCCCCGCGGACGACTTCTCGCGCAGCGCCGCGGGGCTCTGGGCGCAGGCGCTCCTCCTGACGCGCGACGACCAGGCGGATCGGGCGCTGCACCTCCTGGACGACGTGGCGCGTATTTCGGGAGATTCCGATGTCCTGATGCTGGAGCGCGGCGGCCGCCTGTTCCGCATCGGCAGGACCGATGCCGCCATCGCGGACTTCGAGCGCGCCGCTCGGCTCAGCCCGCGCCTGCACCTCGCCCGGTTCAATCTCGGCGTGGCCTACGGCACGGCCGGCCGCTACGAGGACGCGATCGACTCGTTCACGCACGCCCTCGAGATCGAGCCGCTCCACGCGCAGACCCACTTTCAGCTCGCGCTCGCGCTGATGGCGACGCACCGGGCCGAGGGGGCGCGACGCGAATGCGACAGCCTCGAGAAGATCGATCCGGCGCTGGCGCGCGATCTGCGCGCCGCGCTGCCCTTCTGAGCCGGCCGCCCCGCCGCCCGATCACAACTCCGTAATACCGCTCCGACAATCCTCGTACCTCCCTTGCGTTCGCCCGCACGGACCTTATATTGCGATTGCGTGATTCCCGAGGCCCGTCGATGGCCCGGAGAATCGGAGCACGCCCCGTGCGTCGGCGACGACGTCGCGTGGCGGCGTCGATTGACGGAGTCGGAGGGAGATGATGACAAGGACAGCCTTCTCGTGGGCGGCGCTGCTTCTGCTCGTCCTGGCCACGGTGACGCCCGCCCTGGCCCAGGAGCTGACGACCGGCACCATCTCGGGCAAAGTCAGCGATCCCACCGGCCGCGGCATCCCTGGCGCGGTGATCATCGCGACCTCCCAGTTCGGGACACGGACCGCGGAGACGGACGCGAACGGCGCGTACATCCTGCCGTTCCTGCGCCCGGGGACCTACACGGTCCGGGCGGAGGCTCCCGGCGGCTTCACCACGGTGATCCGCAATGACGTCGGAGTCGGTCTGAACCAGAAGACGAGCCTCGACTTCACCCTCGAGCCGGGCAAGACGGAGACGGTCACCGTGAGCGGCCAGGCGCCTCTCGTCGACGTCACCTCGACCTCGACAAGCACCAACATCAAGTACGGCGACTTCGCCAACTCGGTCCCGCTCGGCCGCGCGTTCACCGACACCTACGCCGTGGCGGCGGGCGTCGTGAGCGGTCTCGGGACCGGCGACGGGAACTACTCGATCAGCGGCGCCTCCGGCCTGGAGAACCAGTACCTGATCGACGGCGTCAACATCACGAACACGGGCTACGGCGGAATCGGCGCCTACAACATCAATTACGGATCCCTCGGCACCGGCGTCACGAGCGAGTTCCTCGACGAGGTGCAGATCAAGACCGGCGGGTTCGAGGCGGAATACGGTCAGGCTCTCGGCGGGATCATCAACACCATCGTCAAGTCGGGCACCAATGATTTCAAGGGGAGCGTGTCCTTGTACTCCAGCCCGAGCATGCTGCAATCGTCCCGGCAGCTCGTGAAGCTGGACGCCGGCACCTCCAACGTCGTCAACGAGAATGTCCAGGACTTCGCCTTCAGCGTGGGCGGACCTTTCGTCAAGGACAAGCTGTTCTACTTCTTCGCTTACAATCCGGTCCTCACGACGCACAGCGTGACCGCCCAGCCTCTGTCCGACCCCGCCTTCATCGCCGCCAGCGCGGGCGTTTCGGTGTTCGACGAGACCTCCGCGACCGGGTTCAACGCCCCCAACGCAGTGGCCTTCCCGTCGGCGGGTCGCGAGTTCGACCGGAAGCGCACCGCCAACAACTACGCGGGGAAAATCAACTGGCAGGCGTCCCCCAAGCACCAGGTCGAGTTCTCGTTCTTCGGCGACCCGGCCACGGGCGCGGACGGCCCGCAGCGCGGCAGCGCGGTGCGGTACGGTGACTTCGCCACCGGCGGCGGCGAGAGCGAGATCAAGTTCGGCTCGAACAACCAGACCCTGAAGTGGAGCGCCGTGTTCACGCCGCGCTTCTTCATGGAGGCGCAGATCGGCCACCACGCCGGGACGTTCCGCGAGACGTCGGCGCTCGACCAGTACTCCTACACCGACCTCAGGAACACGCTCGAGTTCTTCCGCGGCGCCGACAGCTACGACCCCGGCGGCGGCCCCGTGCCGCTCACCCTGTCGCCCGTGGCCGAGCGCCGCGGCGGCGTCGGCTTCATCTCGAACCAGGACGACAAGGACACGGCGTATTCGGTGAAGATCACCGAGGTCTTCGGCAAGCACGAGGTCAAGTACGGCGTGCAGTACGACGACATCTCGTACAAGGACACCGCCACCTACACGGGGCCGTCGTTCAACATCCAGCTGCCGGTGAGCGATCCCGCCACCGGTGCGCCGGTTGACGCCGATCTGAACGGGATCCAGGACACCGTCTCCGTGCCGACCCGCGGGGGCGCCCTCGTCAGCGTGCGCAACGGCATCGGCACCGACGTGGCGGTGGCCTACGACAGCGCCAATCGCTTCCGCGTCACCCGGGCGCAGCTCGGGCCCGAGCTGCCGCCCACCACGGCAAACGAGATCGCCGGGTTCGTGCAGGACACCTGGCAGGTCCTGCCGCGCGTCACCGTCAAGGCCGGCGTGCGCCTGTCGACCGAGTCGGT comes from Candidatus Dormiibacterota bacterium and encodes:
- a CDS encoding cellulose synthase family protein, with the translated sequence MTVVLGTIVAAYYATLLLLSIYGAHRYSLLRLYHRHKPSDTRPPPPLDPLPVVTVQLPVYNERYVVERLIRAACALDYPADRLEIQVLDDSADDTQRLAADTVESMRRLGHDVVHLRRGGREGFKAGALAYGLARAKGDLIAMFDADFVPPPSFLLDLVHHFGDPRVGMVQARWGHLNREYSVLTRIQSIYLDGHFVIEHAARHRAGCFFNFNGTAGVWRRACIESAGGWQSDTLTEDLDLSYRAQLKGWEFVFLPDVTAPAELPADNDAFKTQQHRWTLGSIQSGRKILPRLLRARLPLKVKVEAFFHLTNNSAYALMLLLAILIVPAVLARRALGLDGLVYIDLPLFLLSTLSISIFYVCAEREVHEDWLTSLAYLPFLMSLGIGLSLNNARAVWSGCSGRRVEFLRTPKHSLQGTDGDWSRSSYRGLRRRGWTAAEMLLGIYFTAASACAIITGNASVLPFFLLFQMGYLYTSFLSLAQALRRRLESAALLRALREAEKKRLDADPGAA
- a CDS encoding tetratricopeptide repeat protein; the protein is MLPLRTIVAPGILACIFICPAGAFGVPLVSGPAGCALELRARDASGNTILMTVAYALDRPGLVLASLSAAARLRTQWQRLQTVPDPGSAGPGDGPAPIEVTEVLLQDPSRDLVLLRAPGLAACGGEGDGAEDEQAAPAPAPAEGDTLVGLRDRDGYRPRVFQARLDKMIALGAGPGLLRVRIPDGGGAGSGFLFDRHHRLFGSILPPPPGGDRLFACAVPIDRSEIDVAASGPGLPVPDALARPADDFSRSAAGLWAQALLLTRDDQADRALHLLDDVARISGDSDVLMLERGGRLFRIGRTDAAIADFERAARLSPRLHLARFNLGVAYGTAGRYEDAIDSFTHALEIEPLHAQTHFQLALALMATHRAEGARRECDSLEKIDPALARDLRAALPF
- a CDS encoding TonB-dependent receptor — encoded protein: MMTRTAFSWAALLLLVLATVTPALAQELTTGTISGKVSDPTGRGIPGAVIIATSQFGTRTAETDANGAYILPFLRPGTYTVRAEAPGGFTTVIRNDVGVGLNQKTSLDFTLEPGKTETVTVSGQAPLVDVTSTSTSTNIKYGDFANSVPLGRAFTDTYAVAAGVVSGLGTGDGNYSISGASGLENQYLIDGVNITNTGYGGIGAYNINYGSLGTGVTSEFLDEVQIKTGGFEAEYGQALGGIINTIVKSGTNDFKGSVSLYSSPSMLQSSRQLVKLDAGTSNVVNENVQDFAFSVGGPFVKDKLFYFFAYNPVLTTHSVTAQPLSDPAFIAASAGVSVFDETSATGFNAPNAVAFPSAGREFDRKRTANNYAGKINWQASPKHQVEFSFFGDPATGADGPQRGSAVRYGDFATGGGESEIKFGSNNQTLKWSAVFTPRFFMEAQIGHHAGTFRETSALDQYSYTDLRNTLEFFRGADSYDPGGGPVPLTLSPVAERRGGVGFISNQDDKDTAYSVKITEVFGKHEVKYGVQYDDISYKDTATYTGPSFNIQLPVSDPATGAPVDADLNGIQDTVSVPTRGGALVSVRNGIGTDVAVAYDSANRFRVTRAQLGPELPPTTANEIAGFVQDTWQVLPRVTVKAGVRLSTESVQGAGSFTLPFGTQNITLGGVTSRIFTPGTSSYTPDSYVFAGNLAPRLGVSWDVLGNGKSRAYMNWGRYFERIPNDLAIRALSNEVGISRQEFSDRDLTTPRLGGPTGSCSDGAGGSTTCQPLAGGVFTQGVDKTNVVSGTRLPYEDELSGGFAFEVTPNSSFEVRSIYRTQGRALEDVQVNAIEQIQNFYYGTSYGYPYDPFGGVNGVDQGAGTGASVKFPATTFGSYELANPGTKNVPKGGLFNFPKPQRRYKSLEFIYTKRFSDNWSVYANYRFARLIGNYEGLFRNDNGQSDPNITSLYDFPNSPLMSGQFNAGPLPSDVSNVLHVYPSYQFANKLRLGANFSWASGVPRTSMLAHPIYQNSGEIPGINPTYAYWADPGTGSELRKTKSLGTALADPDLLPFGGPFLFSYDPVKRGNLGRTPDLVTLDLHADYPIQFGKSKMSVMLDVFNVFQSQEATLYDDNVELTAGVTDPDFLKPIQYQAPRQWRLAARWDF